The following proteins are encoded in a genomic region of Montipora foliosa isolate CH-2021 chromosome 10, ASM3666993v2, whole genome shotgun sequence:
- the LOC137974307 gene encoding uncharacterized protein produces MNDSECLAEFRVKKRDLQILAEALQIPDSFTCYQRSVVSGMEGLCILLRRLAYPCRYSDIITRFGLPVPVLSMVCNDVLDFVYDTHGHRITQWNPTVLSPDYLQIYSDAVAAKGAALHDCFGFIDGTVRPICRPGEQQRILYNRHKRLHSLKFQAVVLPNGLIGNLFRPVEGRRHDAGMLADSRLLDQLQLFAHSPLGNPFCLYGDPAYPLRIHLQAPFRDRALTPLMVDFNKSMSTVRESVEWLFNDIATYFKYIDFKKNLKIGLSSVGKMYVVCALLRNALTCLYGNQTSTFFELDPPSLQEYFL; encoded by the exons ATGAATGATTCTGAATGTTTGGCCGAGTTTAGAGTTAAGAAGAGAGACCTACAAATTCTTGCTGAGGCACTTCAAATACCAGACAGCTTCACATGCTACCAACGAAGTGTTGTAAGCGGTATGGAAGGCCTCTGTATCCTTCTAAGAAGACTGGCCTACCCTTGTAGGTACAGTGATATTATAACGAGATTCGGTTTACCTGTTCCAGTGCTCAGCATGGTTTGCAACGATGTCCTTGACTTTGTTTATGATACACATGGTCATAGAATTACTCAATGGAATCCCACTGTTCTAAGCCCTGATTATCTACAAATTTACAGTGATGCTGTGGCTGCGAAGGGGGCAGCTTTACATGACTGTTTTGGTTTCATAGATGGCACAGTTCGCCCCATATGTAGACCAGGAGAACAGCAGAGGATACTCTACAATAGACATAAAAGGTTGCATAGCCTTAAATTTCAGGCTGTTGTCCTTCCAAATGGACTAATAGGCAACTTATTCAGGCCAGTAG AGGGAAGAAGGCACGACGCAGGAATGCTTGCCGACTCAAGACTTCTTGATCAGTTGCAGCTCTTTGCACATTCACCATTGGGGAATCCATTTTGCCTGTACGGGGATCCTGCATACCCCTTGAGAATACATCTACAAGCACCATTCAGAGATAGAGCCTTAACTCCTTTGATGGTGGATTTTAATAAGTCTATGAGTACAGTTAGGGAGTCTGTGGAATGGCTTTTTAACGATATTGCTACTTATTTTAAGTACATAGACTttaagaaaaacttgaaaattggcCTCAGTAGTGTAGGCAAAATGTATGTGGTTTGTGCACTCCTCAGAAATGCTCTCACATGCCTTTATGGGAATCAAACTTCCACATTCTTTGAATTAGATCCCCCCTCTCTCCAAGAGTACTTTCTTTGA